A window from Neobacillus sp. PS3-40 encodes these proteins:
- a CDS encoding BglG family transcription antiterminator, translated as MVSKRQKDIVLSLMKAKEPVTADWIAKELGVSDRTIRNEIKELQSQCSSSLGIIIKSVRGKGYLLDIKDYEVFEKEYSSNANEAIDKNKSDFSEQENRVLYILKRFLLEKEPIKIESLEEDLFVSKPKVQNDLKIVREILESYQLKLVTRPHYGAQVDGDEYMKRLCLSNYILSRKSNLIIESNSFQVLDEKLFEKIKEIIIKKVNEYKIEISDIALENLATHITIGCKRIKEGFVIENLEHDLTGQYPFEKIVANEIVKEVEAFTNFKFPQCEINYIIVHLLGTKLIHKNTLKEFSQFDELGSIIHSMLERLKTELNWDFHDDEEFIQSLTLHIRPAMNRLRYNLNIRNPLLNEIKRKYPSAFEGAAIASRCIEEYLEIEVGEHEIAYIALHIGVALERMKTRQKRPKRVIVVCASGVGSARLLYYRLQNVFKDEIDIVASTNYYQLKEYDLSSIDFIISTIPIKEDIVVPVQVVNTFLGEEDIENIREGLSPVKKNEEPSYLDESRVFIHKDFEDKESVIRFLCEELYKQKLVSKDYVNAVLERESLAPTSFGNLVAIPHPLSPETEEIFWTICTLKKPIEWTDKHLVQFICLLNIRKVPNNDDLESMFKRLLALIENSATVKKILKSKTAEEIIRILNGT; from the coding sequence GTGGTTTCGAAACGACAAAAAGACATCGTGTTGTCTTTAATGAAGGCAAAAGAACCTGTTACAGCTGATTGGATTGCAAAAGAACTTGGTGTCAGTGACAGAACCATTCGCAACGAGATTAAAGAACTTCAATCACAATGCTCCTCCTCGTTAGGAATTATCATTAAGTCGGTTCGAGGAAAAGGATATCTATTAGATATAAAGGATTATGAAGTGTTTGAAAAGGAGTATAGTTCTAATGCGAATGAAGCAATAGATAAAAATAAATCAGATTTTTCCGAACAGGAAAATCGGGTTTTGTATATATTAAAACGATTCTTATTAGAAAAGGAACCAATCAAAATAGAAAGTCTTGAGGAGGATCTATTTGTTTCCAAGCCTAAGGTTCAAAATGACTTAAAAATTGTCCGTGAAATATTGGAAAGTTATCAATTGAAGTTAGTTACCAGACCGCATTATGGTGCGCAAGTTGATGGCGATGAATATATGAAACGGCTATGTTTATCAAATTATATTTTAAGCCGAAAAAGCAACTTAATCATTGAAAGTAATTCTTTTCAAGTTTTGGACGAAAAACTGTTTGAAAAGATAAAAGAAATCATCATAAAAAAAGTGAATGAATACAAAATTGAGATATCTGACATTGCACTCGAAAATTTGGCTACCCATATTACAATTGGGTGTAAGAGAATCAAAGAAGGTTTTGTCATTGAAAACCTCGAACACGATTTAACAGGACAATATCCCTTTGAAAAAATTGTTGCCAATGAAATTGTAAAAGAAGTTGAGGCGTTTACGAACTTTAAATTCCCGCAATGTGAAATTAATTATATTATTGTCCACTTGTTGGGGACAAAATTAATTCATAAGAATACGTTGAAAGAATTTAGTCAATTTGATGAGTTAGGCAGCATCATTCATTCCATGCTGGAGAGATTGAAAACCGAATTAAATTGGGATTTTCATGACGATGAAGAATTCATTCAATCGCTGACTTTGCATATTCGGCCAGCAATGAACCGGTTGCGCTATAACTTGAACATTCGCAATCCATTATTAAACGAAATTAAAAGGAAATATCCTAGCGCCTTTGAGGGTGCAGCCATTGCCAGCAGATGCATCGAGGAATATTTGGAGATTGAGGTAGGAGAACACGAGATTGCTTATATTGCATTGCACATAGGCGTGGCATTAGAAAGAATGAAGACAAGGCAGAAAAGGCCAAAACGGGTGATTGTAGTGTGTGCTTCTGGTGTTGGAAGTGCAAGACTATTGTATTATCGTTTGCAAAATGTATTTAAAGATGAAATCGATATTGTGGCTTCAACCAATTATTATCAATTAAAAGAATACGACCTATCCTCTATTGATTTTATTATTAGTACGATTCCAATAAAAGAAGATATAGTCGTTCCAGTACAAGTGGTTAACACATTTTTAGGAGAAGAAGATATTGAAAATATCAGGGAAGGTTTATCACCTGTAAAAAAGAATGAGGAACCGAGCTATTTAGATGAATCAAGAGTTTTTATTCACAAAGACTTTGAGGATAAAGAAAGCGTTATCCGTTTTTTATGCGAAGAATTATACAAACAAAAGCTTGTCTCCAAAGATTACGTAAATGCAGTGTTGGAAAGGGAGTCGCTCGCTCCAACCAGCTTTGGAAATCTTGTGGCCATCCCTCATCCACTTTCACCGGAGACAGAGGAAATATTTTGGACTATATGCACATTAAAGAAGCCCATCGAATGGACTGATAAACATTTGGTTCAATTTATCTGTTTGTTAAATATAAGAAAGGTACCTAATAATGATGATCTGGAAAGCATGTTTAAAAGGCTCTTGGCATTAATTGAAAACAGTGCAACAGTCAAAAAAATACTAAAGAGTAAGACTGCTGAAGAGATTATAAGGATTTTAAATGGTACTTAA
- a CDS encoding PTS lactose/cellobiose transporter subunit IIA, which yields MNKEELYNLAFQLILHAGNARSLAMEAMQKAKEGSFDEAEAKLTEADSAFNEAHHFQTDLIQKEAGGAKFELSLIIVHAQDHLMNAMTIKDLAGEIIDLHKLIKKA from the coding sequence ATGAATAAAGAAGAACTTTACAATCTGGCATTTCAATTAATCCTTCATGCAGGGAATGCAAGAAGCTTGGCGATGGAAGCGATGCAGAAGGCTAAAGAAGGTAGTTTTGATGAAGCAGAAGCAAAACTAACCGAAGCAGATTCTGCTTTTAATGAAGCACATCATTTTCAAACTGACTTAATCCAAAAGGAAGCAGGCGGTGCGAAATTTGAGCTTTCACTTATTATAGTTCATGCACAAGACCATTTGATGAACGCAATGACCATTAAAGATTTGGCCGGAGAAATCATCGATTTGCATAAACTTATCAAAAAGGCCTGA
- a CDS encoding family 1 glycosylhydrolase — MIKTFPENFLWGGATAANQYEGGYNEGGRGLATSDFITNGSVDRPRKITIKLTDGTKTTVNRRPTGDPKIDTIPEGATGYIDETVYYPSHKAVDFYHHFKEDIALFGEMGLKCFRLSLSWSRIFPKGGIEGEQPNEEGLKFYEDVFKECKKYNIEPLVTLYHFETPAYLADHFNGWGGRQTIDCFLKMCKEVFTRYKDLVKYWITINEINVLNGYAFMGSREATAQVRYQAKHHMFVASALANKLCHEIIQDAKIGCMVALSCIYPKDCKPETIFGALDYRRGALIYSDIMMRGYYPSYADRFFEEMGVTIKKEPGDDEIIKAYPSDFLSFSFYRSSVYHTEIVQNTDTGGQMGDVNPFLEKTEWGWAIDPVGLRYTLSELYDRYQKPLFIVENGMGTIDKPDENGYVEDDYRIQYFRDHIAEMKKAVTLDGVDLMGYTPWGCIDLVSAGTGEMKKRYGFIYVEMDDEGNGTLKRTKKRSFDWYKKVIATNGEDLSFSFK, encoded by the coding sequence ATGATAAAAACATTCCCAGAAAATTTTTTATGGGGTGGAGCTACAGCTGCTAACCAATATGAAGGTGGATACAATGAAGGCGGAAGAGGTCTTGCAACAAGCGACTTCATAACAAATGGTTCTGTAGACCGCCCAAGGAAAATTACAATCAAGTTAACAGATGGCACAAAAACAACGGTAAACCGGCGACCTACTGGGGACCCCAAAATTGATACCATACCAGAAGGCGCAACAGGCTATATTGATGAAACCGTTTATTATCCAAGTCATAAAGCTGTTGATTTTTACCACCATTTCAAAGAAGATATTGCCCTTTTTGGAGAAATGGGTTTGAAGTGTTTCCGTCTATCTCTTAGTTGGTCCCGCATTTTCCCAAAAGGTGGAATTGAAGGAGAACAACCAAATGAGGAAGGGTTAAAATTTTACGAAGATGTTTTTAAAGAGTGCAAAAAATATAATATCGAACCATTAGTCACTCTATATCATTTTGAAACCCCTGCTTATTTGGCTGATCATTTTAATGGTTGGGGCGGTCGTCAGACGATTGATTGTTTTTTAAAAATGTGTAAAGAGGTATTTACAAGATATAAGGATTTAGTTAAATATTGGATCACCATTAACGAAATTAATGTATTAAATGGTTACGCCTTTATGGGATCCAGGGAGGCTACCGCGCAGGTACGTTATCAAGCAAAGCATCATATGTTTGTTGCGAGTGCCCTTGCCAATAAACTTTGTCACGAGATCATTCAAGATGCAAAGATTGGTTGTATGGTTGCATTAAGCTGCATTTACCCGAAAGATTGTAAGCCGGAAACTATATTTGGAGCTTTGGATTATCGAAGAGGAGCTTTGATTTATTCTGATATTATGATGAGGGGATATTATCCATCTTACGCCGACCGCTTTTTTGAAGAGATGGGGGTAACTATAAAAAAAGAACCAGGGGATGACGAAATTATCAAGGCGTATCCCTCGGATTTTTTATCATTTAGTTTTTACCGTAGCAGTGTTTACCATACTGAAATCGTTCAGAATACCGATACCGGCGGACAAATGGGGGATGTAAATCCTTTCTTAGAAAAAACGGAGTGGGGTTGGGCTATTGACCCTGTTGGGCTAAGATACACCTTATCTGAACTTTATGACAGGTATCAAAAACCTCTCTTTATTGTTGAAAACGGAATGGGAACCATTGATAAACCGGATGAAAATGGATATGTGGAGGATGATTATCGGATCCAATATTTCCGAGATCATATTGCAGAAATGAAAAAGGCGGTTACTTTAGACGGTGTTGACTTAATGGGCTATACACCATGGGGTTGCATTGATTTAGTTTCAGCAGGAACTGGAGAGATGAAAAAACGGTATGGTTTTATTTATGTAGAAATGGATGACGAAGGAAATGGAACATTAAAAAGAACAAAGAAAAGATCATTTGATTGGTACAAGAAAGTGATAGCAACTAACGGAGAAGACCTTAGTTTTTCATTTAAATAG
- the celB gene encoding PTS cellobiose transporter subunit IIC: MGKFNRLLEEKVMPVAAKIGAQRHLMALRDGLIATMPFIIIGSFFLILANLPIPGYADWMTSIFGPNWAAKLSYPVDATFNIMSIIAAFAVAYRLAESYKLDAMSAGTISVAAFILTTPFNFLFTPAGAKAGVMVTGAISKAFLSSKGLFVALLIGILATEIYRWVVKKDIVIKMPAGVPPNVGKSFAALIPGFIVLLVVWVIRLLVELTPYESINGLVTTLLGDPLKMVGLTLGGSIVAELFVTILWSTGLHGTNIVKSVMEPIWFGAMGDNMTAYQAGQPLPHIVTQQFWDNFIHIGGTGVTFGLVLSMVLFAKSQQMKSLGRLALAPGIFNINEPLIFGLPIVLNPIMIIPFVLTSIVTVIVTYLGMDIGLVAKPTGIAVPWTMPPIISGYLASGGHVSGAIMNLVNIVISFLIYTPFFKIYDNAKKREENAMNAGKGKI; encoded by the coding sequence ATGGGTAAATTCAACAGACTACTAGAAGAGAAAGTCATGCCTGTTGCAGCAAAGATTGGTGCGCAAAGGCACTTAATGGCTCTTCGTGATGGCCTCATTGCCACTATGCCATTCATTATCATTGGTTCATTTTTCTTGATCCTGGCTAACTTGCCAATTCCAGGTTATGCTGATTGGATGACTTCTATTTTTGGTCCAAACTGGGCCGCTAAATTAAGTTATCCAGTAGATGCAACTTTCAATATCATGTCAATTATTGCAGCATTCGCGGTGGCTTACCGATTAGCAGAAAGCTATAAGCTTGACGCGATGAGTGCGGGTACTATTTCAGTTGCTGCTTTCATATTAACAACACCATTTAATTTCTTATTTACTCCAGCTGGAGCTAAAGCAGGAGTTATGGTAACCGGTGCTATTTCAAAGGCTTTCTTAAGCAGTAAAGGTTTATTCGTTGCATTGCTTATTGGAATACTAGCAACGGAAATTTATCGTTGGGTCGTCAAAAAAGATATTGTTATTAAAATGCCAGCAGGCGTACCGCCAAATGTTGGTAAATCATTTGCAGCTTTAATTCCAGGATTTATTGTTCTTCTTGTGGTTTGGGTAATACGTTTACTTGTTGAATTGACCCCTTATGAAAGTATCAACGGCTTAGTTACGACCCTTCTAGGTGACCCGCTAAAAATGGTAGGTCTTACTCTTGGAGGATCCATTGTTGCTGAATTATTCGTAACTATATTATGGTCTACTGGATTACACGGTACAAACATCGTTAAAAGTGTAATGGAACCAATTTGGTTTGGTGCTATGGGTGACAATATGACAGCATATCAAGCTGGTCAACCTCTACCACACATTGTTACACAACAATTCTGGGATAACTTCATCCACATCGGTGGAACGGGTGTAACATTTGGTTTAGTTCTTTCAATGGTATTGTTTGCTAAATCTCAACAAATGAAAAGTCTTGGTCGTTTGGCACTTGCTCCTGGTATCTTTAACATTAACGAGCCATTAATCTTTGGTTTGCCAATCGTGTTAAACCCAATCATGATCATTCCATTCGTCCTTACTTCAATAGTTACCGTGATTGTAACTTATCTTGGTATGGATATCGGATTGGTAGCAAAACCTACAGGTATTGCAGTCCCTTGGACAATGCCGCCAATTATCTCAGGATATCTTGCTTCTGGCGGACATGTTTCAGGTGCAATCATGAATTTAGTTAACATTGTTATTTCATTCTTAATTTATACTCCATTCTTCAAAATATATGATAACGCGAAGAAGAGAGAAGAAAATGCCATGAACGCGGGTAAAGGAAAAATATAA
- a CDS encoding PTS sugar transporter subunit IIB — protein sequence MNILLCCAAGMSTSLLVTKMEKSAQEQGLEGKIWAVPANQVNQHIDNADVLLLGPQVRYLLSNLKKLGEEKGIPVDAINQVHYGMCNGEEVLKAAINMVNNK from the coding sequence ATGAATATTTTATTATGTTGTGCAGCAGGAATGAGTACAAGCTTGCTAGTGACCAAAATGGAAAAATCAGCCCAAGAACAAGGTTTAGAAGGGAAAATTTGGGCGGTTCCAGCTAATCAAGTCAATCAACACATTGACAATGCTGATGTCCTTCTTTTAGGACCGCAAGTTAGATACTTGCTTTCAAATTTGAAAAAGTTAGGTGAAGAAAAAGGCATTCCAGTGGATGCAATCAATCAAGTCCACTACGGAATGTGTAATGGAGAAGAAGTTCTAAAAGCAGCTATAAATATGGTAAATAATAAATAA
- a CDS encoding amino acid permease, whose translation MAKQELKRDLANRHVQLIAIGGTIGTGLFLGSGKAIQLAGPSIILAYLIVGTACFFVMRALGELLLSKAGYQSFTDIAEDYLGPRAAFVTGWTYWFCWIMTAMADVIAVGVYVRYWFHIQQWIPAIICLIILLGLNLLTVKVFGELEFWFALVKVITILALIGIGVILLVIGFKTNSGTVSFKNLWVHGGLFPNGISGFLLSFQMVVFAFVGVELVGVSAAETSNPEKNIPSAINKIPLRILFFYVGALIILLCINPWTELNAAESPFVKTFSLVGIPIAAGIINFVVLTSAASACNSGMFSTSRILYNLSNNNQGPSNFAKLNKNHVPGNALLISTLVLSGGALLSKLIPEQAFGIVTTISAICFIWVWGVILICHLRYKKTRQDLQAKSKFKAPFTPFINYAVLTLFVVILIIMLFAEATRPALLLTPLWFILLFALHAYRRKKEKNIKLSA comes from the coding sequence TTGGCAAAGCAAGAATTAAAGAGGGATTTAGCAAATAGGCACGTTCAACTAATTGCAATTGGCGGAACCATAGGTACCGGATTATTCTTAGGGTCCGGTAAAGCCATACAGCTGGCGGGACCATCCATCATACTAGCTTATTTAATTGTAGGTACCGCCTGTTTTTTCGTTATGAGGGCTCTGGGGGAACTCTTGCTGTCTAAAGCGGGCTATCAATCTTTTACAGACATTGCGGAAGACTATCTTGGGCCACGTGCAGCGTTTGTAACCGGATGGACATATTGGTTTTGTTGGATTATGACTGCAATGGCTGATGTTATTGCTGTTGGTGTATATGTACGATATTGGTTCCATATCCAGCAATGGATACCTGCAATTATCTGCTTGATCATTTTATTAGGACTTAATCTATTAACTGTAAAAGTTTTTGGAGAATTGGAATTCTGGTTTGCTTTAGTAAAGGTAATAACCATACTTGCATTAATCGGTATTGGGGTCATTTTGCTAGTAATTGGATTTAAGACAAATTCAGGGACAGTTTCTTTTAAAAACCTTTGGGTTCATGGCGGACTTTTTCCAAATGGAATTTCGGGTTTCTTACTTTCATTTCAAATGGTTGTATTTGCATTTGTGGGTGTGGAATTGGTAGGTGTATCGGCAGCTGAAACATCCAATCCAGAAAAAAACATCCCATCGGCAATAAATAAAATTCCTTTAAGAATTCTCTTTTTCTACGTGGGTGCGCTGATCATCCTTTTATGCATCAACCCTTGGACGGAACTAAATGCAGCTGAAAGCCCTTTTGTCAAAACGTTTAGTTTAGTGGGGATTCCAATTGCAGCAGGAATTATTAATTTTGTCGTCTTAACTTCCGCTGCTTCTGCTTGTAACAGTGGGATGTTTTCAACAAGCCGAATCTTATATAATTTAAGCAATAATAACCAGGGGCCATCTAATTTTGCAAAATTGAATAAAAATCATGTACCAGGAAACGCGTTACTGATATCTACTCTTGTTCTATCAGGGGGAGCTCTTTTGAGCAAACTTATTCCGGAACAAGCTTTTGGAATTGTAACAACCATTAGTGCTATTTGTTTTATTTGGGTTTGGGGTGTCATTCTAATTTGTCATTTAAGGTATAAGAAAACACGTCAGGACTTACAGGCAAAATCAAAATTCAAAGCACCATTTACACCATTTATTAACTATGCTGTCCTAACGTTGTTTGTTGTCATTCTTATTATTATGCTGTTTGCTGAAGCTACAAGGCCTGCCCTTTTGTTGACACCCCTATGGTTTATTCTATTATTTGCTTTGCACGCTTATAGAAGAAAAAAAGAAAAAAATATAAAATTATCAGCATAG